A stretch of DNA from Arachis hypogaea cultivar Tifrunner chromosome 19, arahy.Tifrunner.gnm2.J5K5, whole genome shotgun sequence:
GTCGTTCTGATATGTATGGAGCAGCGGTTTTAGATGCATATGAGCAAATAAAGGTACGCATGGAACCTGTTGCTTCATGGAACAACTTCAACTCATTTGCTGAGGTACAGATTTTGCTTCAGCATGATTCATTCAGAATAAAGGACTAAGCACATTGATTAACTGCATTTatggaaattttattttttgttaatggcATAGCATGAGTGCTTATGGATGAGAGAGTAGAAGGAGATCATgatatacattgctggaaaataACATATCGAAATGGTTGTACATGATGATCCTCAATGCTTCTTACCACAGTGATTCAAGCATTTAAGTTTTTATGTTCAGTTGAAATATTTTAGGATGAAATGTTTCAAGTGATTTACATTCCAATTTCTAAGTTAAGATTATTAATGATGTCTTCCTTTCcaaacaaatttttaaacttaTTAATTTCTGGTAATAATTTGTATTATGTATACTTGTCCACTTGCATTCTTCATGAGTTTGTTCACTATAATGCTCTCAGGAGGAAAGCAGATCTGCTGCCATTGGAAGGCAGCAGATGGTCACAGAGAAGGGTGGAAATTCGATTCAGACACTTGGCAGGGGTTCTGTTCGAAATGAAGAGAAAACTCGCAGATTACTATAATCGTACTTAAAATATAATATACCTGTAATCTTtggttctgctttctgtttttaGAATACTTAGAACCGCACTAACGGTTATTTCTATCTTTTCTCCTTGGTCTTGGATATGCTCACTAAAGCACATTCAAAATAGGTACCATGGAACATATAGTCCTATTAGGAGAATCAAGGTAAAAAAATATCTTGCTACCTCTAGTTTAGTTTCCAACATGTTAATTAATTTTGGCTCTTTGTAGATTCTTGGATGGCAACAAGTTGCTGAAAAAATTGGAATGCAACATTGTGCTGCATCAGGCCAATGGCTAAATGAGAGAATTGCTCTCTCAAGATATGCCCATGTAAGCACTATAAATCCTTGGCATATTTGAAAAAACTACAAAAGAAATAGATGATTCATTTTTACTGCTCATTGTCAGTTTAGGAATATTTGACAATCTAAATTTGTTAATTAAGTCAcgagtaaaaactcaataaaacttGATGCACATCGTTAACCTGTAAATTGGTTAATTGTTCTTCAAGTGGAAGTAATTTATTGAGAAGTTCTGTTTTACAACTTTCACAAttgcattttgtttttatatgCACATGAAtttcttttgcaggtaccacttGGAAATTTTGAACTTGACTGGCTTATATTTACAGCAGATACCTTCTTCTCAAGAGCTTTGCGTGATAGTCAACAGGTTCTGATTGTAAGTTTATGTATATGAATGTTATCTTCAAACTGAAACTTCATGACTTACTGGTTCATCCTTGATTGTATTGTTTGATGAAGAGACATGTTTTCTTGATGAGGTAGGTCCATAGATATTTAGCTTGTTAAAGCTTCAATGTTTTTTTCATTTTCACTTGAGATTTAACCTTGTATTCTTCAGGGATCATTATGATTACTATTCAAGAAGAAACTTGTTTCCAAGTACCTCAGGCACCTATTTTTCATTCCAGAATGAGCCTTTGAATGTTgactataaattttaatttgtcaaaTCTGCTATATTATCGGGGGAGCATCtgcaagttttaaattttaagtcaACTTGTTCAACTGATCGATCCTCATTTCATTTGCCAATGTTCAAGGGACCACTTCCTTCTTTGCTCGAAACTGATGGGTCAGTTACACTTATGATGTGCTATATTTGTCCATGGctaatgtttttttaatttttgagattTGAATCATATACTAAAACTTTGCATGCATCAATTAAACTTTAGTATAGAGAATAATATATATTTGAGAAGATGTGCAGGATTTTCCTCTCATGCTATAGGATAATAGTTGCAATTTAACATCATTGCTCAATGCCAGAAAAtacgaataaaaattaaattattcagtTAGTTCTTAAGATATAGCCTATATTATGATGCATTGCACGACCACTTGAATTTCaagttgatgaatatgatggagccCTCCCTAATTTGGTGTACATAGACCATACTCATGGATTCAAGTGGGAACAATTATTATCTACATTTTATTATTCGCTGAAATATATAAATCTTTGTAGTGGTTAATGGATCATCCATAATTTTTCACAAACAAATTAAAGTTTATATTGGTGTTGAGGGGTGACTTATACTCTATAATATAGAATTTAGTTAAGCTGAATCATACTGTAGTTTCCTTTTAGATTGAGTCAGAGTGCAGTTTTTATTCTTCCAATATACTGCCTCCCCTAACAATGGGGTACTAATTAGGCTATGTGtgattattttttctttgttcaGAAAAAAGCAGATTCTTGTATATGATCTTCAAAAATCTCAATTTTAACTGAAACTTCACTATACAATCTACGTGCTATATTGTTTACATTATCATGGTGATACTTGGAGTGAGCATGCAGTTGTGCCTATATTTTTGGATGCCATAGATTATGGCATTTGCTTTTTTTGTAAAACAATCCTATACTTACTTCTATGTTATTTTATTGTATGGCAGGTTCATGTTGCTGCACAAAATCAGCAACGCATTCCATTTGGAGTTGGTATGGCATCAGATCCCATGGCTTTGCGTAGAGGAGCAAAACAGCTTGCTATGGAAGATGTTTGCTATTATCAATGGCCTCTGCCTGGGCTGGATCAGGTTCTGTATATATTCATGGCATTCCTTCAATATTTTGTTTCTCACAATTATATAGGGAGTGGAGCTAACCCACTTCAATGCACAATTTGCAGTTTGGGCTATTTGGTATCTGCGATGGGGCTGCTAAATCCGCAAGCAAGTTAGTGTTTAAATTTTAGTGGAGGCCAATTTTATATCCTGATCCATGGTTCTTGCTCTTTTTAGTATATgaaatattactaatttttctcaaattttctttttcaaactttttcctGAGATAATTGCTAATATATTATTGGATTCATAAAAAAGGGAGCGAATTTTATCACTTCATGATGCTTCAGAAATTCTAAGAGATGCATTTTCTCAAACAGAAGCATGCTTGAATCATTACTGAGGTATTATGTGCTCCACTGTGATCTTGGATAGTCCTTAAccagataaattttttttatatgctaatactggaaaataaCATACAAATTGCAAAATTAATCTCTTATATCAATAAGCATTTTGTGGTACAGATTAAAGCCACCATCAGGGTCTGCTGTGCCTATTGCAGAGTACATTCCAGGTCAGGAATCAGGAGTTAGGGTCAAATTGATGTCCTATATCCTATATGTTAGCATGAgatttttttggtaattttttattaacttttttactTTAGAGAAATTTGATCCTTCAactataatagttaatttttgtaaTAATGATTCTTTTAAAGTTTTGTAGTTTAATATATTAGTGCTTTCGTTAAGAATTAAGTTGACTAAAAAAAGGGTTATTGTGAAAA
This window harbors:
- the LOC112777611 gene encoding DNA polymerase epsilon catalytic subunit A isoform X1, translated to MYGAAVLDAYEQIKVRMEPVASWNNFNSFAEHIQNRYHGTYSPIRRIKILGWQQVAEKIGMQHCAASGQWLNERIALSRYAHVPLGNFELDWLIFTADTFFSRALRDSQQVLIVSLCI
- the LOC112777611 gene encoding DNA polymerase epsilon catalytic subunit A isoform X2, whose protein sequence is MYGAAVLDAYEQIKVRMEPVASWNNFNSFAEHIQNRYHGTYSPIRRIKILGWQQVAEKIGMQHCAASGQWLNERIALSRYAHVPLGNFELDWLIFTADTFFSRALRDSQQVLIGSL